The proteins below come from a single Parageobacillus thermoglucosidasius genomic window:
- a CDS encoding pro-sigmaK processing inhibitor BofA family protein, whose product MEQKFAVVLSLSMIIILLLVGARLKTLKFLGYGMIKLIVGALVLFVINAVGGTFHVHIPINFITALICGFLGIPGAAALIIIDKYIVM is encoded by the coding sequence ATGGAACAAAAATTTGCTGTTGTTTTGTCATTGTCTATGATTATTATTTTATTATTAGTGGGGGCAAGGTTGAAAACATTGAAATTTTTAGGATATGGAATGATAAAATTAATTGTTGGAGCGTTAGTTTTATTCGTTATCAATGCCGTTGGCGGAACGTTTCATGTTCATATCCCTATTAACTTCATCACGGCATTGATATGCGGATTCCTCGGAATTCCGGGGGCGGCAGCTTTAATCATCATTGACAAGTATATTGTTATGTAA
- a CDS encoding YaaL family protein — protein sequence MLWRRKGWLKKQFDLKLIEQLQAARDEWYGQKQLIEKSVEPSEEVLMTLHVAEAKYFFLMREAKYRRVSLKGVK from the coding sequence TTGTTATGGCGGCGGAAAGGCTGGTTGAAAAAACAGTTTGATCTGAAATTAATAGAACAATTGCAAGCAGCGCGCGATGAATGGTATGGACAGAAACAATTGATTGAAAAAAGTGTGGAACCTTCAGAGGAAGTGCTGATGACATTGCATGTTGCAGAAGCCAAATACTTTTTTTTAATGCGGGAAGCGAAATACCGACGTGTATCATTAAAGGGAGTGAAATAG
- the recR gene encoding recombination mediator RecR yields the protein MHYPEPISKLIDSFMKLPGIGPKTAVRLAFFVLTMKEDTVLEFAKALVDAKRNIRYCTICGHITDTDPCYICKDERRDRTTICVVQDPKDVIAMEKMKEYNGLYHVLHGAISPMEGIGPEDIKIAELLKRLQDEAVQEVILATNPNIEGEATAMYISRLLKPTGIKVTRIAHGLPVGGDLEYADEVTLSKALEGRREL from the coding sequence ATGCATTATCCAGAACCAATATCTAAGTTAATCGATAGTTTTATGAAGCTGCCCGGAATCGGACCAAAAACAGCTGTTCGTCTCGCGTTTTTTGTTTTAACAATGAAGGAAGATACTGTGTTGGAATTTGCTAAAGCGCTTGTGGATGCCAAACGCAATATTAGATATTGTACGATTTGTGGGCATATTACCGATACAGATCCTTGCTATATTTGCAAAGATGAGAGACGGGATCGGACAACAATCTGTGTTGTGCAAGATCCGAAAGATGTCATTGCGATGGAAAAAATGAAAGAATACAACGGGCTTTACCATGTGTTGCATGGCGCCATTTCTCCAATGGAGGGCATCGGTCCGGAAGATATAAAAATTGCGGAGTTATTGAAAAGGTTGCAGGATGAAGCTGTACAAGAAGTGATTTTGGCAACAAACCCGAACATTGAAGGGGAAGCGACCGCGATGTATATATCGCGTTTGTTAAAACCAACGGGAATAAAAGTGACGAGAATTGCCCATGGTTTGCCAGTGGGCGGAGATTTAGAATATGCCGATGAAGTGACGCTTTCGAAAGCTTTGGAAGGACGTCGAGAGTTATAG
- a CDS encoding YbaB/EbfC family nucleoid-associated protein, translating to MRGGMGNMQKMMKQMQKMQKEMQKAQEQLAEKTVEGTAGGGMVTVIANGHKQILEVKIKEEVVDPEDIEMLQDLVLAATNDALKKADELAAEMMGQFTKGLNIPGLF from the coding sequence ATGCGTGGCGGAATGGGAAATATGCAAAAAATGATGAAACAAATGCAAAAAATGCAAAAAGAAATGCAGAAAGCACAAGAGCAATTAGCGGAAAAAACGGTAGAAGGTACTGCAGGAGGCGGAATGGTAACCGTCATTGCAAATGGTCATAAACAAATTTTAGAAGTGAAAATTAAAGAAGAAGTCGTGGATCCGGAAGACATTGAAATGCTTCAAGATTTAGTGTTGGCGGCAACCAATGACGCATTGAAAAAAGCAGATGAGTTGGCGGCTGAAATGATGGGACAATTCACAAAAGGATTGAATATTCCGGGATTGTTCTAG